Proteins encoded within one genomic window of Panicum virgatum strain AP13 chromosome 1N, P.virgatum_v5, whole genome shotgun sequence:
- the LOC120657162 gene encoding ankyrin repeat-containing protein At2g01680-like, protein MDLPPLSHQALFAAVRSGAAAAVRALLADAEASGTSLAALAAAQTDAGETALYVAAEAGSEELVRILLPLYDLEDASVRSRLDLDAFHVAAKQGHTGVVKEFLGRWPELCSVCNSSNTSPLYSAAVKDHLDVVNAILDTDDSCIRIVRKNGKTALHTAARIGYHRIVKALIERDPGIVPIRDRKGQTALHMAVKGKNTVVVEELLMADASILNVRDKKGNTALHIATRKWRPQMVQLLLSYESLEVNAINCQNETAMDLADKVPYGESKTEIIEWLTEAGAKNARNVGKFDEASELRRTVSDIKHNVQAQLSENAKTNKRVTGIRKELQKLHREAIQNTINSVTMVATLIASIAFVAIFNLPGQYFQDVNNGGDIGEAHIAKLNGFRVFCLLNATALFISLAVVVVQITLVAWETGAQKQVIKIVNKLMWAACLSTGAAFISLAYVVVGPQHAWMAFTASAIGGPIMIGTLLFLAYLLLRPRFKFGEDRQRRIKRASGSKSFSWSLHDGFSDLEAFSDHEKKIYAL, encoded by the exons ATGGATCTCCCGCCGCTCTCCCACCAGGCGCTCTTCGCGGCGGTCCGatccggcgccgcggccgccgtccgcGCCCTCCTGGCCGACGCCGAGGCCTCGGGCACCTCcctggcggcgctcgccgcggcgcAGACGGACGCCGGGGAGACCGCGCTGTACGTGGCCGCGGAGGCCGGGAGCGAGGAGCTCGTCCGCATCCTCCTCCCGCTCTACGACCTCGAGGACGCCTCCGTCCGCTCCCGCCTCGACCTCGACGCCTTCCACGTCGCCGCCAAGCAGGGGCACACGG GGGTTGTGAAAGAGTTCTTGGGGCGGTGGCCGGAGCTTTGTTCTGTGTGCAACTCTTCCAACACCAGCCCCCTTTACTCGGCTGCTGTCAAGGACCACCTGGATGTTGTAAATGCTATACTGGACACCGATGATAGCTGCATAAGGATTGTTCGGAAAAACGGGAAGACGGCACTGCATACTGCTGCAAGAATTGGATACCATCGCATTGTCAAAGCACTTATAGAGAGAGATCCAGGTATTGTTCCAATAAGGGATAGGAAGGGACAAACTGCACTTCACATGGCTGTGAAAGGTAAAAATACAGTTGTCGTGGAAGAGTTACTCATGGCTGATGCTTCAATCCTCAATGTGCGTGACAAGAAGGGAAATACAGCTTTGCACATAGCTACACGAAAATGGAGGCCTCAG ATGGTACAACTTCTGCTTAGCTATGAGTCACTTGAAGTCAATGCTATCAATTGCCAAAATGAAACAGCTATGGATTTGGCTGACAAAGTTCCATATGGCGAGTCTAAAACAGAAATAATAGAGTGGCTGACAGAGGCTGGTGCAAAGAATGCCAGAAATGTGGGAAAATTTGATGAGGCATCAGAACTAAGGAGAACTGTGAGTGATATCAAGCACAATGTTCAGGCGCAGCTTAGCGAGAACGCAAAGACCAACAAACGAGTGACAGGGATTCGCAAAGAATTGCAGAAACTACACCGAGAAGCTATTCAGAACACCATCAACTCAGTTACCATGGTAGCAACCCTGATTGCCTCCATTGCATTCGTTGCAATATTCAATCTGCCAGGTCAATACTTCCAGGATGTGAATAATGGGGGAGACATCGGTGAGGCGCATATAGCCAAACTCAATGGTTTCCGTGTCTTCTGTCTTCTGAATGCCACCGCTCTTTTCATTTCCCTTGCGGTGGTCGTCGTGCAGATCACCTTGGTCGCCTGGGAAACTGGTGCCCAAAAGCAAGTCATCAAGATTGTAAATAAGCTCATGTGGGCCGCATGCCTTAGCACCGGCGCGGCTTTCATCTCACTCGCCTATGTTGTAGTTGGCCCGCAACATGCCTGGATGGCCTTCACTGCATCAGCCATCGGAGGGCCAATCATGATCGGAACCCTCCTGTTCCTAGCCTATCTGCTGTTGCGCCCACGATTCAAGTTTGGCGAAGACAGACAGCGGCGCATCAAGAGGGCTAGCGGCAGCAAATCCTTCTCCTGGTCACTCCATGATGGTTTTTCAGATCTCGAAGCCTTCTCTGATCATGAGAAGAAAATCTATGCCCTGTAG
- the LOC120657161 gene encoding pentatricopeptide repeat-containing protein At1g15510, chloroplastic-like has protein sequence MAANLLHPYPPGLPPSRADSNPASHQPTRLRWGLGRRRRRRHILRCVTAAASTATLQRELLVLPSPRTEQSPFPANPRNLFDRMSDRSVATVPGAANLLDERTRRKGKGPEERNRSGAPKGGEKSRSGAVVALTHAGRHEEVVEHFRRMRREGVPGSRFVLPSVFRACASLWDSRMLRAVHGLVIKCSLCQHVVVGTALVDAYIDFGLLDDAKKVFDEIREPNVVSWSVIIGGYSRSSQWYEAWVAFSAMQHSGVLPNVSALVMAIQASGALRCLVRGKQMHAMAVVLGFGMNATVWNCLIDMYGKCGSMESCRMVFDTMISRDQVSWNTIISSYVHLGLCEEALDMIVKMQESGFTIDRFTLGSGVAACAHLGDTYSGRSFHGYLIRRALDTDVIRGTALVDMYGKSSNMEHARLVFDRMDERNYVSWDALLSGYVENGLVDSALDTFRKMESANIKPNQHTFANLLRLCGDRRYKEYGRQIHGHAIKVIKQMNVVLETELIDMYAKCGCIEVSQLLFLRMNERNLISWNTLLSGYVGDRQSVATINIYRQMELACVRPDHYTLAGLLNLCRFQGLLHYGRQIHARLIKTGSEMNVVLQTLLVHMYFKCRRWRDAHNVCTLIRERNSHVHEAFFKVYGDDYLI, from the coding sequence ATGGCCGCTAACCTCCTGCACCCTTATCCTCCGGGGCTGCCTCCCTCTCGCGCCGATTCCAATCCCGCCTCCCACCAACCCACTCGCCTCAGATGGGgcctcggccgccggcggcggcgacgccacaTACTCCGGtgcgtcaccgccgccgcctctacgGCCACCTTGCAGCGAGAACTCCTCGTGCTGCCCAGTCCAAGAACGGAGCAGAGCCCTTTCCCGGCGAACCCGCGTAACCTGTTCGACAGAATGTCGGATAGGAGCGTCGCGACGGTTCCGGGCGCGGCTAACCTGCTTGACGAAAGGACCAGGAGGAAGGGCAAGGGCCCAGAAGAGCGGAATCGCAGCGGAGCGCCCAAGGGCGGCGAGAAGAGCAGAAGCGGGGCGGTCGTGGCTCTGACTCATGCCGGCAGGCACGAGGAGGTCGTCGAGCACTTCCGCAGGATGCGGAGGGAGGGGGTTCCCGGGAGCAGGTTCGTGCTCCCGAGCGTGTTCAGAGCTTGCGCCAGCTTATGGGACAGCAGGATGCTCCGAGCCGTGCACGGCCTGGTCATCAAGTGCTCGTTGTGCCAGCATGTCGTCGTGGGTACGGCATTGGTCGACGCGTACATTGATTTTGgactcctggatgacgcgaagAAGGTGTTCGATGAGATAAGGGAGCCCAATGTGGTCTCTTGGAGTGTGATCATTGGTGGATATTCCCGTTCTTCTCAGTGGTACGAAGCCTGGGTTGCATTCTCGGCCATGCAGCATTCTGGCGTCCTTCCCAATGTTTCTGCTCTTGTAATGGCAATTCAGGCATCCGGTGCATTGCGCTGTCTGGTCCGCGGAAAGCAGATGCACGCTATGGCAGTTGTACTTGGGTTTGGAATGAATGCCACCGTATGGAACTGCCTCATTGACATGTATGGAAAGTGTGGCAGCATGGAGAGCTGCAGGATGGTATTTGACACAATGATCAGCAGGGATCAAGTGAGTTGGAATACAATCATCTCAAGCTATGTTCATCTTGGACTTTGTGAAGAGGCGCTAGACATGATTGTTAAAATGCAAGAGTCTGGTTTCACTATTGATCGTTTCACCCTTGGCAGTGGAGTTGCAGCATGTGCCCACTTGGGTGACACATATAGTGGCCGTTCATTCCATGGTTATTTGATTAGAAGAGCATTGGATACTGATGTCATCCGTGGCACTGCACTTGTTGACATGTATGGTAAAAGCAGCAATATGGAACATGCTCGCTTGGTATTTGACAGGATGGATGAGAGGAATTATGTATCATGGGATGCGCTCTTGTCTGGATATGTCGAAAATGGGCTGGTTGATTCAGCACTTGATACTTTCAGAAAAATGGAGTCCGCAAATATAAAGCCTAACCAACATACTTTTGCGAACCTTCTGAGGCTCTGTGGTGATAGAAGGTATAAAGAATATGGAAGGCAAATCCATGGCCATGCCATTAAGGTCATAAAACAGATGAATGTTGTACTGGAAACTGAACTTATCGACATGTATGCAAAATGTGGCTGCATTGAAGTCTCCCAGTTACTGTTTCTCAGGATGAATGAGAGGAACTTGATATCATGGAACACATTGCTTTCAGGTTATGTGGGTGATAGGCAATCAGTGGCAACAATAAACATTTACCGTCAAATGGAGCTTGCCTGTGTTAGGCCTGACCATTACACTTTGGCGGGGCTTTTAAACCTGTGCCGGTTCCAAGGGCTTCTGCACTATGGAAGGCAAATACATGCTCGTCTAATCAAGACAGGCTCTGAAATGAATGTTGTATTGCAAACTTTGCTTGTTCATATGTATTTCAAGTGCAGACGATGGCGGGATGCTCACAATGTTTGCACTTTGATCAGAGAGAGGAATTCCCATGTGCATGAAGCATTTTTCAAGGTCTATGGAGACGACTACTTGATCTAA
- the LOC120657163 gene encoding E3 ubiquitin protein ligase RIE1-like: MEAPASSPSPSPEQPLLRAPSPPTNPRAGASSGSPASPSPPAARPSRLAALIGRAAGRRGPSMLVRETAVLQLQQRRADWAHSRPVVALDIAWNVAFAAAAAAVLASSAQESPVRPLRLWLVGYAAQCLVHVALVCSDTRRGHPTARGSASDIESAGAGSDSSDADGEDDEGTEERSSYTSRCESMNTMISFLWWVIGFYWIVSGGEVLELGAPRLYWLTVVFLAFDVFFAVFCVVVACFIGIALCCCLPCVIAILYALAGQEGASDADIAVLPRYRYSDPSENAEKGADEGLMIPILNNSSTSTSERILLREDAECCICLSSYEDGAELSALPCNHHFHWTCITKWLRMHATCPLCKYNILKGSDST, from the exons ATGGAGGCGcccgcctcgtcgccgtcgccgtcgccggagcagcCGCTGCTCCGTGCCCCGTCCCCGCCGACCAATCCCCGCGCTGGAGCCAGCTCCGGCAGCCCGGCCTCCCCTTCGCCCCCCGCCGCGAGGCCGAGCCGCCTCGCGGCGCTCAtcgggcgcgcggcggggcgccgCGGGCCCTCGATGCTGGTGCGCGAGACGGcggtgctgcagctgcagcagagGCGCGCGGACTGGGCGCACTCCCGCCCCGTCGTCGCGCTCGACATCGCCTGGAAcgtcgccttcgccgccgccgcggcagccgtGCTCGCGTCCTCCGCCCAGGAGAGCCCCGTCAGGCCGCTCCGCCTGTGGCTCGTCGGGTACGCCGCGCAGTGCCTGGTGCACGTCGCGCTCGTCTGCTCTGACACCCGCCGCGGGCACCCCACCGCGCGTGGCTCAGCCTCCGACATCGAGTCCGCGGGCGCGGGGTCGGACAGCTCGGACGCCGACGGCGAAGATGACGAAGGGACGGAAGAGAGGAGCAG CTATACAAGTCGTTGCGAATCTATGAACACGATGATATCGTTTCTGTGGTGGGTCATTGGGTTCTACTGGATAGTGTCAGGCGGGGAGGTGCTCGAGCTCGGCGCTCCACGGCTGTATTG GTTAACTGTTGTGTTTCTAGCCTTTGATGTGTTTTTTGCTGTGTTCTGCGTTGTCGTGGCCTGCTTCATTGGGATTGCATTATGTTGCTGCTTGCCTTGTGTTATTGCTATTCTCTATGCTCTGGCTGGCCAG GAAGGTGCATCAGATGCAGATATTGCTGTTCTTCCCAGGTATAGATATTCTGATCCAAGTGAGAACGCAGAAAAAGGGGCAGATGAGGGATTGATGATCCCTATCCTGAATAATAGCAGTACATCAACAAGTGAGCGTATACTTCTTCGTGAGGATGCT GAATGTTGTATCTGCCTCTCATCTTACGAAGATGGAGCAGAGTTATCTGCTCTCCCCTGCAACCATCACTTCCATTGGACATGTATTACCAAATGGCTTCGAATGCATGCTACCTGTCCACTTTGCAAGTACAATATTCTCAAAGGCAGTGACAGCACATAA